A single region of the Nicotiana sylvestris chromosome 6, ASM39365v2, whole genome shotgun sequence genome encodes:
- the LOC138871334 gene encoding uncharacterized protein, translated as MAPYEALYGRQYRSSVGWFLLGEARLLGTDLVQNALDKVKLIQDHLRTAQSRQKSYADRKYVGDPSQILDFSTVYFDGDLNYDVEPMAILGRQVRKLRSNDIASVKVQWRGQPVEEVT; from the exons atggccccgtatgaggctttgtatgggagacagtATCGGTCTTCAGTGGGATGGTTTttgctgggtgaggctaggctattgggaacTGACTTGGTTCAGAATGCTTTagacaaggttaaattgattcaggatcaCCTTCGCACGGCGcaatctagacagaagagttacgccgATAGAAAG TATGTTGGTGATCCGTCTCAAATTTtagatttcagcacagtttattTTGATGGTGATTTGAATTATGATGTGGAGCCGATGGCCATTTTGGgtcggcaggttcgaaagttgaggtcaaatgacatagcttcagtgaaggtgcaatggagaggtcagccagttgaGGAGGTTACTtga